GCACTACGGCGGGCGGAGCGTGTCCATCTGACGCGGGCCGCGTGACCCGTGACGTGGCTGTGGGCCGCTCCCCGGTTCTGCGGGAGCGGCCCACGGCTTCTGCGGGAGCGGCCCACGGCGCAGGCGGTTCAGCGCCCGCCGAGGCGCCTCAGCACTCGCGCAGGCCCGGCGCCGGGTCGACCGAGGTGTGGACGTCGACGGCGGGCATGTTGCCCCACTGGCCGTTGTCGAGCTGGGTCCAGTACCAGACGTTGTTGCCGCCGCCGTGGCTGTCGCCCCGGCCCCAGCACTGGAACCAGCTGAACGTCGTGTTCATCTGCCCGCGTACCGCCGAGCCGTACGAGCGGTGCTCGTAGCCCTTGGCGCCTGCCTTGTTGCCGCAGTACAGCTTGCCGTCGGAGCGGACCCCGCACTCGGCGGCGGCGGACTGCGGGGCCGCGATCCCGGGGGCGGCAGCGGCGGTGAGACCGGCGGTGAGCGCGGTGGCGGCGATGGCGACGGCGAACTTCTTGGTGAGGTTCATGAACTGCTTCCTTTTCTTGCGGAGTTGCTCGTGTTCTTGCGGAGTTGCTCGTGCGGGTGGGGGAGTGGGCCTTACGGGCAGGTCGGCACGCCGTCCAGCCAGGCGGGGCCCTTGAGGTAGATGTTGGTGATCCATGCCTTGTGGTCGGGCAGGTACGACCAGGCGTCGTTGGTGATGCCCTCGGCGGTCACCGACTGGGCGTGCTTCTGACACTCGATCCGTACCTGCGTGGGCCCGGCGAACCTGTGCACGCGTCGGCTCGTCGTCGACGGCTCGGCGTGCGTCCACACGTCCGTGCCCCAGGTGCTGTGGTTACCGCCCTGGCCGGGCTCGGCGCCGATGCGGACCGCGCCGAAGTAGTCGCCGCCCAGCCGGACGTCGCTGACCATGATCTTGGTGCCGGACTCCTTGGCCTCGACCATCTTTCCCGCGCCGAGGTAGACCGCGATGTGGTGGATCTTGCGGGCGCTGCCCCAGACGACCAGGTCCCCGGGCAGGAGGGGACCGAGCCCCTGCGCGGCGTCGAAACGCGCGCTCACCCGCCCGGAGCCGTACTGGCCGTGCGCGTTGCCGTTGAGCAGGTCCTGCCCGGTGGCCTGCGCGTACGCCCACCGCACGAAGCCCGAACAGTCGAACCCCCTGCGGTACGGGTCCTGGGAGCTGTCCGGGTCGGTCGGGTCGACCTGCCCGTACGTGGGCCCAGGTTGCGGCCCGTGGCCACCGCCCCAGGAGTACCAGGTGCCCAGTTGGGTGCAGGCGGCCCGGACCGCCCTCTGCGCGGCGGCGGACGCGCCGGGGGCGAGGACGTCACAGTCGGACGGTGCTGCCGCCCGTGCTGTTGTGGATGCCGCCGCCGTCACCTGAGCGAGCGTCAGCGGGGTTGCGGCCAGGGCGAGAACGCCGACGGCGACGAGAGTGGCGGCCCGGGGCGGGTGCCGGGTGCGGTGGTGCATGGACGGGTCCCCGTTCGTGGTGCGTGAGTGGATGGCGGGTGAGGTGCCGGAGGTGTGTCCGGCCCTTTCGAGACTGGGCGGTGGCTGCGGCGGCTGTCGAGACTCCTGGCGTCTCCCGATGCGCCGGGAAACGGGAAACGCGCAGGGAAACCGGGGTGTCCCGGAGTGTCTTAGAGGCCGGAGCACCCGGCCAGAGCGCACACCGCCGCCTCCCGGCGGGCCACCGAGGTGTCCCACAGCCGCACCGTTCCGTCGTTGCTGCTGCTGGCGAGCGTTCCCGTACGGCGGTCGAAGGCGATGCCCCACACCGCCCCGCCGTGACCGGCGAGAGCGGCCGTCGGTTCGTGGCGTACGGCGTCCCACAGGCGCACCGTGCCGTCGCTGCCGCTGCTCGCCAGGACCTGCGTGGTGCCCGGTGTCCCGCCGCCCGGTGCGAAGGCGACCGCGCGCACCGCGCCGCTGTGTCCGGTGAGCGCCGCGACGCCGACGCCCCGCGTCAGGTCCCACAGCCGTACGGCGCCGTCGTTGCCGCCCGACGCCAGAGTGCGGCCGTCCGGGGCGAACGCCACCGCCCGCACCGACCCGGTGTGCCCGGGCAGCACGACGCCCGGACGCCACCCGGGCACGCTCCACAGCCGTACGGTCAGATCGTCGCCGCCGCTGGCGAGCGTGCGCCCGTCCGGGCCGAACGCCACCGCGTTCGCGAAGTCCCGGTGCCCGGTCAGGGTGGCGGCGGGCAGCAGCGTACGGGCGTCCCACACACGCACCGTGCGGTCGGCGCTCGCCGACGCCAGCCAGCGCCCGTCCGGCGACCAGGCGAGCCCCAGCACCGAACCGGTGTGTCCGGCGAGGGACTTCAGGAGGCGGCGCGAACCCGTGTCCCAGACCCGCACCGTGCGGTCCGCGCCCGCCGAGGCGAGCCGCCGTCCGTCCGGCGACCACACCACCTGGAAGACGGACCCCGTGTGTCCGCCCAGCGACCCCCGGGGCCGGTGCGTCCGCGCGTCCCACAGCTTGACCGTGCGGTCGGCGCTCGCGGAGGCCAGCCAGC
The sequence above is a segment of the Streptomyces sp. NBC_00237 genome. Coding sequences within it:
- a CDS encoding NlpC/P60 family protein — translated: MHHRTRHPPRAATLVAVGVLALAATPLTLAQVTAAASTTARAAAPSDCDVLAPGASAAAQRAVRAACTQLGTWYSWGGGHGPQPGPTYGQVDPTDPDSSQDPYRRGFDCSGFVRWAYAQATGQDLLNGNAHGQYGSGRVSARFDAAQGLGPLLPGDLVVWGSARKIHHIAVYLGAGKMVEAKESGTKIMVSDVRLGGDYFGAVRIGAEPGQGGNHSTWGTDVWTHAEPSTTSRRVHRFAGPTQVRIECQKHAQSVTAEGITNDAWSYLPDHKAWITNIYLKGPAWLDGVPTCP